The genomic stretch taccAGGCAAGCATTGTACTATAGAAATGCACTCCCACCCACCTCAAGGAAATTAGCTCTAAAATAGCAGATCCACTTTTGTTCTTTGTACGTTTCCCGCCCTTTAATGGCTATGAAACTAACCCCACTGTGCAGCACATTGGAGCACCTATTTTATGTAGTGTTTCATGATTCAAGATTCACAAAGCCAATTAAGATCTCAAAACTAAAGGGTTACAATTCATAAACATATTAAACTTATTTAGTGTCCAGGCACTGGACTGGGTACTGGGAGCTCAGGTACCAGGTCAGCTGTTCTGCTAAGTTCTTCCAAGAACTTGAGACCTATTTATATAGCCACTGGGAAAGAAGAGCCCAACGTTGTTTGCATGAGGCAGAACTGGAATGGCTTTCACAGCCAGTGGCCCCTCAGAAGGATGCTTCCTTTGAAATAAAGACGCCACactgaagaagagacttgagtgCCAAGGAGTTTTGATTGGATATTGCTATATTTGCCTTGTTCATTTAATAAGTATTATTCTTTAATAAACACCTATTCATGTCAAGGTATTAGAGGCGATGGCAGATTGCAATTCTGAGAGATGAGATAAGGGACAATgcaaatataattaagaaaaggGGACAGTGGATGACATGAGGGGCAATGGTCATTCAGATACTCAACACGTACACCCCTGTGCcggcttccttctttttcatagATGCTTACGGCTTTGcctgtttgtgatttttttcattccctCAACTTGGTTTATGTAGTTTCCACCTGCTCTTTTCCTGGTAGCAGCACTGGTCTTCCTCTTACTGGgcttgttaattttttgttttgtttagtatttCAAACATGTCCACAGCTAGTCCTGTAGCAGTGTCACATTCAAAGGCATGACTAGAAAATCAAGGTGTGAAACATTAAGGAAAATGTGTTGGggaaaaatgtaaacattaatGACTTAGATAAAAACTGAAAGAATAGGGTGGGTATTGTGATGCTcacttttaagcccagcactcaggaggcagagacaggtggatctttgtgagttcaagtccagcctggtctacaaagcaagttccaggacagctagagctatgaacacacacgcacatgtgtgtgtgtgtgtgtcccagaggTCACTTATTGGCTTGCACAGAATTATGCAAATGGTTGACAACTTCTCTTATGCATTTAAGCCACAATCAGTTTCCTCACCTTTTAACCTCATTGACTGGTTCAAGTCTGTTTTCAAACCCTCAAATCATATCCTGGAGGTGGGTTCTCAGTGTGCTGAGTTACAAGCAGCTCTGTTAAATAATGCCGACATCAGTGGTGCCGCGGTGCTTTACACATGGTGCATAATGCTTTTGAAACTTTGTAAATAAAGAGGTCTACTTATatgcttttttaattttctcatggTCCTGAAGACCAAATTTTGGGCCTTGGACATGCTAAACACAGGCTGTGTccctgagttatataaatgtagtccaaggggctggagagatggttcagaggttaagagcactagctgctcttccaaaggtcctgagttcaattcccagcaaccacatggtggctcacaaccatctgtaatgagattggatgccctcttctacttacaggcacacatgcaggcagaatactgtatacataataaataaatcttaaaagggaGGAAaatccttctttaaaaataaaataaatgtagtcCAACATATTAGTGAAGTAGAAGTTGGCTCTTCATAAGCATTCAGTGAGAATGCATTTGAACATGGGCTGGCCACTTCAGAGTAGAAATGCTTCCAGAATCCTCCTCTGGCTGTGGCAGTCTATTGGTTAGCCCACATGTGCAAACTTGAATCTGTTTGGTGTGTTTTACAGATGGAAACCCATTTTAGCCAATACTCTTGGATTTCCTGGTTTACACAATGTGATTTTCAAACACTCACCAACCAACATCAGAGAAAGACTGCTTTTCTAATGTAGGCCAATAAATAAATTCAACCCAGACTATTCAACAAGTGGCTGAACCCCTCTGAGCGAGAGCCGGTGTTAGCATATTTGCTTACCTTACTTTATTTAGGTTCATGTAGCTACCACCCTTTTCTACCCTTATCCCTTTCAGCACCCCAACACCGGGTAGGAGAGATAGAAGGTTAGTGGGAAGAGGGGGTGCTGAGATCTTTGTAAACTACTCCTGCCAATTAGGAGAATGGAATTGAGTTCCTCGGGGCAAACCCAATCTTCATCTAGTCAGACagtcttcttgtctcttttcttttaaccACTTAacaaccagcaacagcaggagaAACAGCCGCACCTTTTGTCTTGGTGCTCTGATCTTTTTAGACCCTCTCTAGGATCCCCAGAagtaaactatcttcagctggcaaaatctcacccctgccagagcacacaggacacacatagtcagctgctgtggacaatctgaagcagccccatatcccacactgggatttaaacaaaaacatgtttacaggaCATACCTGGggtttttaagaaaccaaaacttgctcttctcctttcctctgccatCACGTGCTATGCGTCAAACTCGGCTTCTCGTCATGTTTTCTCATAAGACTTTCAGAGTCAAGCGATTCctggccaagaaacaaaagcaaaactggcCTATTTCTCAATGGATTGGGATGAAAACTCGTGACAAGATCAGGTACAACTCCAAGAGAAGACGCTGGAGGAGAGCGAAGCTGGGACTGTAAGGATTCAGAGTGGCGAGACTGAGGTTTTATACTGAATCAATCCATCCCACCAGATGGTGTTCAGCATTTTTAACCCCGGGGTTACTTAGTCCTATCTAAATTGGGGGTGTGGCTTGTCCAGTAATAAAATGTAGACCATTtcaagccaaaaacaaaaaaacaaaccaaaaaaaccccaaaactctcATTACAGCAAGGGTTCTGTGGgtgctatgttttgttttataatcccTGAAGAGACGAGACTTACGCTGTGCCTGTCTGCAGTCTGAAACGGGCAAAGTTTGTCTTTGACATTGGGAGCAACAGTCAGCAACATAGGAAAAGCCTGCAACGGCGCCCCTGTAGCAGTCCTGACAAGCGTGACATTTTGCTGAGTAGTCCACCCGCTTGGACTGCCATCATGGGTAGGTGGAAAAGACAAGTAGCTTGGTTGAGGACCTCCTAAGAGGGAACCTGTGTTTCTGTGGCTTTTAGTTCTACCTTCTAATTCTGTGGCCAGGCAGGAAGAACTGCTGTAGAGAACTGAGCACAAGAGTGATGCTCTTAGCCCTGCCCACTTAGAAGCAGTTCGTCACTCTAAGGTTGCTTAAGCAGTAAAAGAGAGGGATCTGGGCTGGTGACGTGACTCGGtagggaaaggtgcttgccactaaaCCTGATGACACAAGTTTATCCCCTGCGGTCTGCATGGTACAGTGAGAGAGCCAAGTCcgacagattgtcctctgacctccatgcacatactgtggtgcatgtgcacacacacacacacacacacacacacacacacacaccaaaaggtGTGTCTTTAAGAGATCTTAGTGTTTATGAGAGGAGGGTTTAAAGCAAGACAGACCTTCCAAtcattgctaaaaaaaaaaaaagaaaacagactcttgaCCAGACTGCTGCTTGTAAGTCCGTGAACTCAGGCTCAAGTGGACGTGTTCCGCGTGTTTGTTTCTTATTGGCTTGCCTTAAAGTTGAATGTACAACGAATTGTAGGGCACTTCTTGGAAAAACCTATTACTGAGCAAGTACAGAACGTGAATCATTCCTCGCCTGAAATACAGGACTGATGTTTACAGGGCAGTTGTCCAAAATATCCTGGCTGGCTTAACAGCACTTCACTTTTCATCACTGTTTGTGTTACTTAAAATACAAGCCGTCTTGGAAACCCactgaaaattacattttaaaaattctcctgAGAATCCCATAGAATGCTTATGGTTTTGTGGATGATTATCAAAAGTATCTTTTACAGCCTTAAGATATTTTCAGAGATGTGATATACGCAGGAGCCCATCAGTGTCCTGCATATTAACACGCCTGAGCATGTGAAAGACATCATGGCCTTCAGCTTTCCCAGAACTGAGCCAAGCTGCTAATGTAAAGCTGAGAAATCCAGTCCTGAGTAGAAAGACGTTCTTCCTAGAAAGGGATGTATCTGCCGCTGCTTGAACCCAAAAGCACTGGTCTTCTCAAAAGTAGCCCACTATTATGTGCAGAGCTTGTGTCTGACGAACTTGGCAGCGTTCATAGGAGCAGGACAGGCCTTGATCTACTCTCGTCATGCATTTTTTATTggctttgtttagttttgctttttgttcagACAGGgaattgtttttttctcctttacaaATTAAGCTTGGTGATAGTTTTCCTGTGACGGAATTCCTGAGAAAGTCAGTTCAAACACTGGCTTCGTTTCAGAGGTCTCTCAACCTGTGCTCACTTGCCCCAAGCACGGTGGCTCTAGGATGGGGGCTGTGGTGGAAGAGCAAGCTGCTCAGCTGTGACCTCTAGGGAGTCCAGAGAGCTCACATTTATAACAAAGCCTTTCCCTGCTCCAACATCCACAAATGGATTTCTCCCTTGACGTCACCTCTCAAGGCCCCCATGTCTTGAGCACCCCTGCATCGGGGGGGAGGGCTGCCTTGGTGTCCTCCCATTGCTGCGAAAAAGTCCGCTGAAGAAAAACCTTCGGGAGTAAGGATTTATCGTGCCTCACAGAACCAGAGAAATGGAGTCCATGAAGGCATGGtaccaggaacaggaagctggctgatgGTCGGAATccacattcaggaagcagagaagagccAACACGGGCCTGGTCATAAGACCTCACAGGCCGCCCCTAGCAGTTACTTCCTCCCATAGGACTGAACTGTGCGTTGCACAATATTCCCAGGCAGCACTGCCAACCAGGCACTAAGTGTTTAAgcacatgagcctataggggacGTTTCGTAATCAAACCACAGCAAGGACCACGCTCAGCACAGGAGTTTTAGGGACAACTGCAGTTCTAAACCATAACAAGCTCCCAGGCACAAGGCTACAACTTTAATGCGTGGGTAGACTTATTTTATGATCGTTTTGTCCTCAGTCGCCAACTTTGTAGATATGGAATGATGTCCTTGTGTCAAAAGGCTAGACATCAGATCTACTAAAATACTGCCGGTTCAAATGACCATATtctgggcggggcggggggggggcgggaaatatatatatatatatatatttcagacaTTCGGCCTCACCCCAGAGCCACCGTGGTTGGGGCAATTGAGCATAGGCTGAGAGGCCTCTGAAACGAAGCCAGTGTTTGAACTGACTTTTTCAGGAATTCCGCCACAGGAAAACTATCACCGAGCTTAATCTGTAACAGACAGAAGAACAAGGCCCTGtctgaacaaaaaacaaaactaaacaaaaccaaaaaaaaaaaaaaaaaaaaaaaaatgacaagagtGGATCGAGGCCTGTCCTGCTTCTATGAATGCTACCGAGTTTGTCAAATACAAGCTTtgcacatagatagatagatagatagatagatagatagatagatagatagacagacacacacagatggttTCTGGGCAGAGATAATATAAAGGAGTCCAAAGACAGAgttaacaaatttaaaataaaaatactgacaGAATTACCAAAGCCactaaactgatttttttcttcaccgttaaaaaaaaaaaaaaaaaaaaagttcaaatgatTACCCTATCTAAACTAGATATTTATATCTTCAGATATAAATATTGCCCAGATTGGGGTGCAGTGTAAAGAGAGATAAGGTTCATTCGCCTCAAGAATGAACTGGTCACAGTGACTTTTTATAGCTATTTTGCATCATATTTTGCCTCGGATGATGCCCTAAGATCATCTTCCGGCTGGTGGTTTACTAGCAAGACTCCGGGAACCCAGGAAGCGTCATGCTCATAAATACAGAGTATTAGAGGCAAAGGATAGGGCAAAATCACCAACTGATGGTGGTTGCATGTAaggggcctggcgtggtggttGAACACATGTGTAAACCCGGCACtctgcaggctgaggcaggaagagttcaaggccagccaaggctactcaggaAATCTGTGTCTCAACCTCCCTCGCCCCCAAAGCCACATAAGCCAGAGATACCATCGGTCAGACTCAAGCTTGTAGCCTTCCATTTGCCAGCAGTGTTTGTTTGTGATAGCGGTCTCTGAGTTTTACCAAGAGGAAGCGCCTCTACGCCTTGGTGCATCAGCCACATGGCCAAGCCTTGCAGCCTGTGTAGCTGACCTTCAAGTATCCAGCCCCACCTGCGGTCAAGCCGATACCACCCATTTCCCCACCATAAATCACACTGTTAGCTTAGCCTCTCTGCCATAGCCAAAGGccccaggaaaacagaaacactCCGATCAGGCAGAGAATTCTAAGAACTTGAAAGTCACCTTCCAGGAGCTAGAAGCCTGGCCTTGTTTTAGAGCTGCACTGATCCTCTCTGCTGGGCTCTTTTCTCTTCTGACCCTGGAGTTTGAAGGTCCACGGCTGCTCTCACGGCTTCTCCCTCAAGTGTCCATTTTACCTCCAGATTTCCTGCTGCACAGATCCCTTGAGCTGTTTCCTTGACTCAGGGCTGTGTTAggacttctgttgctgtgagaactcaccacgaccaaaagcaacttaggcaggaaaggatttgtttcacCTTGTGCTTTACTCCATGTGGGGAAGTCAGGGCGGGAACCCGGGGGCTGGAGCTGATGCTAAGGAGGGATGCTAACTAGTGCCttcctcaacctgctttcttatggcaCCCAGGACCCCCTGCCCAGGGTGAGCGTAATGCTCCCAAAGAAGACCAGCTTGTGACTCTAGGTTCAGGCAATCCAAcatcatcttctggcttccaagggcttgcacacacacatgcacatatacatgcacacacatacacacacatgcacatacacatgcacacacatatgcacgtgcacacacatgcacacacatgtacatgcatacatatacacatgcacacatacatgcacacacacgtgcacatacacacacatgcacatacacatgcacacacatacacatgcacacacatatgcacgtgcacacacatgcacacacatgtacatgcatacatatacacatgcacacatacatgcacacacgtgcacatacacacacgtgcacatacacatgcatacacacttttaaaaataagcctggtggtggtgttgcacgccttgaatcccagcacgttgggaggcagaggcaggtggatctctgtgagttcaaggctagccggggctacacagaggaaactctgtctcaagaaaccatgCATTAATTAATCTGGGAGCTATTGCTTATCTTCTGaacagacagctcacaacctcctgtaaccccagggAATTGGATGTCCTTTTCTAGCCTCCATTGCACCtgcacacccatgcatacacacacacacacacacacacacacacagagagagagagagagagagagagagagagagagagagagagagagagagagaaagagagagagagagagagtacaaaacaaaataaaacagaatctcCAAGTTCTTTTAATTCATGAATTGTCACCTGGGTACAAAATATTCCctttaaatagaatttattttttaaaaaaacttagttacaaaataatgggtttctgactttctttcttttcttttttttttttaaagatttatttatttattattatgtatacagtgttctgactgcatgtacacctgcaggccagaagagggcatcagattacattatagatggatgtgagccaccatatggtcactgggaactgaactcaggacctctggaagagcaggcagggctcttaaccactgagccatctctccagccccatgacttTCCTATATGTATGTCACTATATGTTTCATATGCCCCGTTCTCTGATCCCCTCCTTCCCActacttcccttccttcccccaaacaATCTTCTGTGGTGGTTAACCCTGACTGTCACCTTGATTGGATGTAGAATCAACCAAAAGGCAAGTCCCTGCAAGGCCTGTGAGAGCGTCTCCTGGGAGGATTACCTGAGGGGAGACCCTCACCAGACTGGTGGCATCTTCTGGTCAGCAGCCCAAATATAACATGGTGGGGAAGGGACTGTCTCCCTTTGCCTCCTAGCCTTCACCCCTTGCTGGCAAGTGCATCTACTCTATCAATGTAACTACAGCTTCCATCCTTTACTGACATCAGAACCAGCTCCTCTGGCCttccagtatgtgtgtgtgggagggtgtgtgtgtgtgtgtgtgtgtgtgtggtgtatgatgtgtgtgtgtagtatgtgtacATGGTATGTATGGTGTGcgttcacatatacatataaccAAATCTAGATTTTACATTTGAAAGGAAGACATACTGTTAGTTTAGTCTGCctcatttcacttaacatgatcaTCTCCAGTTCTATGTGTTTTCCTGAAAATGACGTAATTTCATGCCTTATGACTCGATTCTGAATGAAATCcccttgtgtatgtgtgccacactTTCTTCACCCATCTGTTTAATGCATATCGAGGCTGGTTCCTTTACTTGGCTGCGGAAGAGTGCTGCAGTGGTGTAGTAAGCAAATGCCTCTGGTGGTTATGCTATGCCAACTTCAAGGATACACCCAGGCTGGTAAAGCCAGGCTCTGTGgtcgtttttattattttggggtgAGCCGCCACATGGCTGCTTCAATTTGTACTCCCACTAGCAGAAGGTAAGTGCTCCCTCTCACCCTGTCCTCCATGGTTACTTTCTTGATGATAAACATTTTGGCCCGGATGAGGCGTGCCCAAGTTTCctttctgttactatgataaaaacTGCTCCGGCTGAATGCAACGAAGAGGAGAACGGGTTGTTTGGCTTCACTTCCAGGTTAAAGTTCATCACTGAGGCAAGTCAGGGCTGAGTTCAAGCAGGAGCAAGGCAGAGGGatactgcttgctggctcactcaaGACTCATGTTTAGCTAGCTTCCTTATAGATTCAGGACCACTTGACCAaagaatggcaccacccacagtgggctgggcattCCTACATCAGTCAGCAATCAAGACCATCCCCCACAGACACAGGCTACTCTGATCTGGACAGCCACCTGAGAAgtttctcaggtgactctaggctggGTAATGTGACAATTAAAGCTATGTAAGACAAAGTGGAcaaaactaccaaaaaaaaaaaaaaaaaaaaaaaagtagctgtggtttgcattttcctgatggctaaggatgcttaatatttttaaatatgtaggcTATGTGTATTTCTTGTTTCGAGAAGTATTTCTTCAATTCACTTGCCCACTTAGGAACTGAAcggtgtgtgtggttttttgttttatttatttatttatgcattttggatattagtctttgCATTCAGATGCATAATCAGCAAAGCTTTTCTCCCATTCGCCAGGCCCTCTTCGGTCTCCTAGCGGTTTCCCACGATGCAGAGGAGAACCTTTGTAAGCTCATGAGATCCCACCTACCTCCTTGCTCTTATTCCCTGCGCTCCTCGACGCCAGTCCTGTGCCTCTGATTTGAAGTGTTTCCTCTAGCAATAGGAATTACttttattaatcccagcactcgggaggcagaggcaggcggatctctgtgagttcgaggccagcttggtcgacaaagcgagtccgggacagccaggggcacacagagaaaccctgtctcaaaatcacaccaaaaaaaaaaaaaaaagaaaaagaaaagaattatttttaacagttattatattagtgtgtgtgtgtgtgtttgtgtgtgtgtgtgtgtgtgtgtgtgtgtgtgtgtgtgtgtgtgtgtgtgtgaaggccaagAATGGTGCCCAGTGTCCCACTGTATCACTTTCCATGgtgttcctttgagacagggtattcACTGAATTTGGAGGCAGGCTATGGGTCCTCCTGTCTTCGCCCTTACgcctgcagtgctggggttaaaggcgcgcATGACCATGCCAGAGGCTTTATGTgtgtcctggatttgatcccaGATCCTCCTGCTCACTCAGCAATCCTCTCACtgactgagctctctccagcccctcatatgTACTTAGGCAGGAAAGAACTTTCTGCTATTTAGTCACTGAACACTTTTCACTGCGTTTGCCCTGAGTAAATATATTCTATACTCAGCAATGAGTTCTTAGTTTAGCCAAAGGGAAAGCCAACCTAGttttattccctctctctctctctctctctctctttctctctctctcttttgtgtgcatctgtttgtctgtctgtgtgtctgtgtgtggtttctgtgtagccaggttggcctggaaactcaccaggttcctgctttggctGCCCGTGTTCCAGGATCACAGGCATACAGTCATGTGCTTTGCTTAACTCTTTTGAAATACTCTCTATATTTCATAGAATAGGATTCATAATTCTTTATCTTgtgaaaataaattgattttcGTTTAGTCAACTTTATGAAGTCTGTCTTATCCTGCTTTCAGCTTCCTTTTCTGAAGACATCAAATGCAGACAACAAATTCATTTACCCCTTAAGCCTCTGTTTATACCATACACCTGTCTTTAATACTTTTTCTCTCATAGTCTTACATAATTggacaaaattaaatttttacttttatataaaatttagacTAAATTTTCCCTGTTATCTTGTGGTCACATAcattgtctaaaaacaaaagggTATATCAAACCTATAGTTAATGATCCAgttttttgtgtgggttttttttttttttgttgttgttgttgttgtttgttttgttttgtttttgtctctaaaACTTACTCAGGCATTGAAATTTTGCTCAATGGTTGCCAAATGATTAACTTGCTGTTagtttaaaaattaggaaaaattttatgtttaattaggTTTTTTATAAGAAAACGAGCCCACGTTTTATATTTATTAGAATGGGTGTTAGCATtctaacattctttaaaaatattagggCAGCATAAGgctggacttttaaaaatatatttcctttactTACTCATTCAAAAAATCTTTGAGTATCCCCACAAAAATCTCAGATATTCAAACAATGCCACATTTTATGGAACATAA from Acomys russatus chromosome 21, mAcoRus1.1, whole genome shotgun sequence encodes the following:
- the LOC127205080 gene encoding 60S ribosomal protein L39-like, whose product is MFSHKTFRVKRFLAKKQKQNWPISQWIGMKTRDKIRYNSKRRRWRRAKLGL